One Keratinibaculum paraultunense genomic window carries:
- a CDS encoding O-acetyl-ADP-ribose deacetylase, whose protein sequence is MYEYGDTKLHIVEGDITKMEVDAIVNAANNTLLGGGGVDGAIHRAGGPIILEQCKKIGGCPTGEARITTAGNMPSKYVIHTVGPIYKDGTKGEDKLLYNAYYNSMKLAKEYKLKTVAFPSISTGAYGYPKEEASKIALRAVMDFIDEEDYIEEVYFVLFNHKDYELYEELLNQTFKEQ, encoded by the coding sequence ATGTATGAATATGGTGACACTAAATTACATATAGTAGAAGGAGATATTACAAAGATGGAAGTAGATGCCATAGTAAATGCTGCTAATAATACCCTACTAGGAGGAGGTGGAGTAGATGGAGCTATTCATAGAGCAGGAGGACCTATTATATTAGAGCAATGCAAAAAGATAGGAGGTTGTCCTACTGGTGAAGCTAGAATTACTACTGCAGGTAATATGCCTAGTAAATATGTAATTCATACAGTAGGTCCAATTTACAAGGATGGTACAAAAGGAGAGGATAAGTTACTTTATAATGCATACTATAATTCTATGAAACTAGCAAAAGAATACAAGTTAAAAACTGTAGCTTTTCCATCTATTTCAACTGGAGCCTATGGTTACCCTAAAGAAGAAGCCAGTAAAATTGCTCTTAGGGCTGTAATGGATTTTATAGATGAGGAAGATTATATAGAGGAAGTATATTTTGTATTATTTAATCATAAAGATTATGAATTATATGAGGAATTGTTGAATCAAACTTTTAAGGAACAATAA